GTGGAGGCTCTGAACTTCCAGCTGCGCAAGGTCACCAAGACCAAGGGGGCGTTTCCGAGTGAGGACGCGGCCTTGAAGGTGCTGTATCTGGCGATCCAGCGGGCGTCGGCGAAGTGGTCGGGTCCGATCAAAGACTGGCGCTCGGCCTTGAACGTTTTTACAATCGTCTTCGAAGGACGCCTTCCTGCCCGGTGATCACTCCGGAACCCCAACCCACAAACCTCGGGACACCCCCCGTACCCAGGAAGCGTCTTACCTCTGGGCACCACGTCACCCTCCCACAACACCTTGCCACAACCGTCAGACGAGTCCAGTTCAGGTAACACCACCGCGCCCTGATCCAACGGTCGAGGTTTGCCAGACCACACCCCGCTCTCGGACACCGGCTCGTGCCTCAGGCACTACCTTGTCCCCATGCCACTGTTCGACACCGTACGTGCCCTGGCCCCCTACCTCCAGTCCTGGTTGGAGTACCAGCGGGATCTGGCGCGGGTGCCGGGCGTACAGGTGGCGGTCCGGGTGAACGGTGAGCTGGCGGCCTCGTTCGCGCTGGGCGTGGCGAACGAGGCCACCGGGCAGCGGCTCACACCACGGCACCTCTTCCGGATCGCCTCGCACTCCAAGACCTTCACCGCGACCGCTGTCTTCCAACTGGCCGAGACCGGAGCGCTGCGCCTGGACGACCCGGCGGGCCGTTGGCTGCCGGAACTGGCAGGATCGCCCGCCGCGGGGCTGACGGTGCGGGCCCTGCTGGGGCACCAGTCCGGCATCAACCGCGATGGGGCCGACAGCGACTACTGGCAGCAGCTCCACGATTTCCCCGACCGCGACGCCCTGATCGCCCTGTGCCGGGCCGACGCCGTGTTCCCACCGGATCAGTTCTTCAAATACTCGAACATGGGCTACTCGCTGCTGGGCTTCATTATCGAGGCGGCCAGCGGCCAGACGTACGAGGACTACATGGCGGCGCACATCACCGGGCCGCTCATGTTGACCAATCTGGGGCCGGAACTGCCGCAAGGACGCGAGCCCGAGCTGGCGGCTGGGCACAGTGGGCGGTTGGCAGGGAACGATGCCCGGCGGGTGCTGCCGTCTTCGGATACGCGGGCGATGGCGGCGGCCACAGGGTTTTACGGCACGGCAGAAGATGTCACGGCCTACCTAGCCGCGCACGCACTGGGACGTGCCGACTTGCTCACGGACGCGTCCAAGCGCCTGATGCAGCGCAAGGAATCCGAGATCAACCGACCGGTGAGGCGCTGGTACGGGCTGGGCTTCTTCGTCGAGCAGATTGGGGACCGCAAGGTCGTCGGCCATTCGGGGGGCTTTCCTGGGCACATCACGCAATCGTGGCTCGACCCGGAATCGGGTCTGGCGGTGTCCGTCCTCACGAATTGCCTGGGCGGCCCCGCGACCGAATGGGCGACGAACCTCGTCAAGCTGATCGATCTGGCGATGAACGCGCCGGAGAAGAAGACCACCGACACGCCGGGCTCCCAGCTGGATGCCTACGCCGGTCGCTTTGCGACCGACTGGGGCGTGTTCGATCTGGTCAATCTGGGAGGCCGCCTGGTGTCCCTGACGCCGCAGGGCGACCCTGGACTGAGCGCCACGGAATTGACTGTGATAGACGCCGACACGCTGATGCCCGAACCGGAGGCTGGCTTCGGTGCGGTCGGTGAGCCGTTCCGGTTCCAGCGCACGGCGGGAGGCGACATCGAATGGGTACGCCAGGGTGGCGGGCGGGCGTGGCCCATCGCGGCGTACCGGCAGCGAGTGGGCCTCGACCCTCTGTCCTGAGCGGTCAGGGTTGTGTTGCCTTACCGTGGGAGGGGTAGGCCGATTGTCGTTGACCGACGCCACGCCCGCCCGCTGCCGCTTCCCGCTGATTGATCGTCCAGAGCACCCTTTGGCCCTGGCACCGCTTTCCTTGAGCTACTGGGACGTGCAGAAATTGCCCTCTCAGCGCGGGATTGAGGTCAGCCACGAGGGTTCTGGCAAGTTGAACCGGGTAGGCTGCTGAGCTGTGCTGGACCGGAAGCCCTCCCGCCACCGTTTTCCCCCCAGCGTCATCGGCTAAGCCCTGTGGCGCTACCACCGCTTCCCGTTCAGCCAGCGGAACGTCCGCTTCCTCGCGTCTGGGAGC
Above is a genomic segment from Deinococcus apachensis DSM 19763 containing:
- a CDS encoding serine hydrolase domain-containing protein, with the translated sequence MPLFDTVRALAPYLQSWLEYQRDLARVPGVQVAVRVNGELAASFALGVANEATGQRLTPRHLFRIASHSKTFTATAVFQLAETGALRLDDPAGRWLPELAGSPAAGLTVRALLGHQSGINRDGADSDYWQQLHDFPDRDALIALCRADAVFPPDQFFKYSNMGYSLLGFIIEAASGQTYEDYMAAHITGPLMLTNLGPELPQGREPELAAGHSGRLAGNDARRVLPSSDTRAMAAATGFYGTAEDVTAYLAAHALGRADLLTDASKRLMQRKESEINRPVRRWYGLGFFVEQIGDRKVVGHSGGFPGHITQSWLDPESGLAVSVLTNCLGGPATEWATNLVKLIDLAMNAPEKKTTDTPGSQLDAYAGRFATDWGVFDLVNLGGRLVSLTPQGDPGLSATELTVIDADTLMPEPEAGFGAVGEPFRFQRTAGGDIEWVRQGGGRAWPIAAYRQRVGLDPLS